DNA from Leptospira mayottensis 200901116:
GGTCTATATCGGAACCTTCGTGTCCTATCTCGTTGTCGATTTGCCAACCGATGACCGCTGGATGATTTCCAAAATGTTTAGCCATGGAGGTTACAATTTTTATCACTGCCTTTTTATAATTGGGAGAAGAAAAACAGGCTTGTCTTCTCGTGCCGATCGTTCTTTGGATTCCATCCCGTTCTTGAATTATGTCGGGAAATTTTTTAGCAAGCCATGGCGGAAAGGTCGCTGTCGGAGTTCCTAGGATTGCTGTCATTTTATTCTTTTGGATTAAATTCAGAATGTGATCGAAAAAAGAAAAATCGTATTTCCCTTCCTTGGGTTCCATAATTGCCCAGGCGAACTCCGCAAGACGAACGGAACTTAGACCCATTTCTTTCATAATGGAAATATCTTCTTTCCAATCTTTTGGGGTCCATTGTTCGGGATAATAATCGGCTCCGAATATCATTTTATCCTTCCTTTCGTTTCGAAAGAAATCTCATCAAAGGATAGATCTGAAAAGAAAGAAAACCGCCATTCCAGGTTGTCTAAGCGAAAAAATACTGTCTTTTCCAGGGAAGTTTGAAAGGATACGAATGATGTAAATTGCAACATCTACGCAATTTCAAGACTCTCATTTCTTGCCGCAAAAGGATTCCATGCAGAACCAAGATTCATTGATATACGGAGTTTTACCGGATATTCACTTCCGGTATTCCGTTGCTGAAATTTCATACTCTCTTACCGCAGCTTCAAACCTGCATAATTTGGATGATTCTAGTACAGAACTTCTTGCAAGGGCAATGATTGGCGCTTTTTTTTTAGCAGATCAGATCAAAGAAGACACAAAGGTAAGTTTGCAGATTCGGTTTAACGAGGATTCTCCCGTACATTCGGTGCTTGCTTACAGCGATAGACAAGGGAGAATGAAGGCTGTCCTTAGGGAAAGACCCGAAGAAAATGTTGAACCCGGTAAAATGATGGAAGATTATTCCGGAATTCTGAAAGTATTCCGCTGGAAAAATGGGGTTTGTATTTATCAGTCCGTAGTTCCGTATCTTAATAAAAGTTTCGAGGAAAATTTTCAAAATTATCTAAACAGTTCCGAACAAATCGTCTGTTTCGTAACTCTTTATATTCGAAAAAACGGATTTCATTGGGATGTACGTGGAATTCTTTTACAATCCTTACCAGAAGCAAAAGAAGAACACATTCAAAAAATAGCAAGTCTTTCCCAACAAATCAACACAAACATAAGCGAATTTTTAGGAAAAGATATTTACAATTGTTTGAATAAAATCGGAGAAACGACTCGTTGTGCCGTTCAAATTTTGGAGGAAGGTCAACCAGAATTTCGTTGTGATTGTTCCGAGAACAAGATCAGGGAATTGATTCAGACCTTAGGAAAAGAGGAAGCGATGCAAATTTTGGACGAAGTTGGAATGATCGAAGTTACTTGCGAATTTTGCACTTCGGTTTATCGTTTTGAAAGAAAAAAGGTGAGCGAATTATTTTGAGGAAGAATTGGAACTCGAGTTTCGGAATCTAAAACTGGAAGAATTGGATAAACCTGCCGAGTTTCTTGCGTCTTTGATTCTTTCTTCTTTAGGGCAAAACTTTCATCCTATCATTTTACTTACAGGTTCCATGGGAGTGGGTAAAACGACCTTTGCTTCCAGAGTGGTAAAAAGGATTTCACCGAATACAAACGTCAATTCTCCTACTTACACTCTCATAAACAAGTATTCGATTCCATTCGCTAAAAGTCGAAAATTCTCAGTACAAAATTTTTCTTTCGATAGCGAGTCCAATTTAGAAGAACTTAACTTTTATCATTTCGATCTTCATCGATTGAAATCTTCGCATGAATTGGAAGATTTAGGTTTTGAGGAAATTTGGGGAAAGGTAGGAATTTCCATTATTGAATGGTGGCAAATCGCGAAAGAGGATTTGGAAACATTTCCGTTAAAAATAGAAGTACAATTTAAAACGGTTTCTGAAAATGAAAGAGATATCGTATTCAAAAGTTTTGATATAGGGACCTTTCCCGTGTTAGAAAAACTATGGAAGGAATTGGAAAAAAATCCGACATGAGGAAAATTCTATTTTTTGACGCGACAAATCAGTGGATCATTGTGGAAACCTTTCATTTGAACAACGATGGGGAATTGAAGGCAATTGCCTCCTATTTCGGAATTCATCCTAGAGAATCTTCCAAATTTCTGATTCAAGAATTACAAAATGTTTTAAGGGAATCGAATTGGAAAGCTCCCGATTTGATCGTAAGCGCGCTTGGTCCGGGATCTTTCACGGGGCTTAGAATTGCGGTCGCGACCGCGAGAAACTTATCACAACTTTGGAAGATTCCATCGATCGGATTTGACAGTTTGAATGTTTATACATCGTTTTATTACCAAGAAACTGGTGATCCGGTTGTTATCGGAATCGAAGCCAAACAAAAAAAAATTTATTTCGGAATGGAGGATGCAAGAGGATTTTTCGGATCTATCGATATAAAACCGAACGATATTCTTGATAAAATTCCGGAAGATCGTTTACAGACATTCTTGACTTCTCAAAAATATTCGGATAACCCTGAGTTTTTTTCGGGGAATTCCATATTAGAAAATTTTCCTTCCGCGGCAGCGATCTTGAATCGAAACGTCGATTTAATTCATGAGGCTTTGGAATTTCCGGATCGATTTCCGTATTGGAAACTGACACCGAATTATATACGCGGGACCTACGTCGACGATAAACCGACGGTTTAGTAATTATGAATATAAAGAAAAAACAAACAAAACAAAAAAAAACCGCAGAACCTGATACGAGAAAGAAAAACTTCGGTCGCTCAAATAAGGATAAAAAAAACAGGTTCATGGGAAGATCCGAAGGATTCCCTGAAAACGAAATCGGCAGAAAAATTCTCAAATATTTTCGATCCAGAGCCGGTTCTGTGATTCAATTTAAGGATCTGACCACAAAGATTCTTAGGGAAGAAAATCAGAATTCTTACGGTAAAAAAAGAGAGAAATGGCAATTTGAAGAAAGAGAAAGGGAAATAACCGAAACACTGCAAATTCTTGAGGCAGAGGGGCTGATCGAATTAGAAAAAAAGAATATTCTCATCAATTCAAATCAAAAACTATTAGGAACGATTTCTGTCAGTAAAAAAGGGGACGGCTTCGTAAAACTTCCTTCCGGAATGGAAATATTCGTTCCAGGTCAATATGTACAATCGGCGATTCAAGGGGATCTTGTAGAAGTTCAGCCTAACGGAATCGGAAAAAAAGGAAGATTGGAAGGAGAAGTCACGAAAATTCTCAGAAGGGGACGTGATCTTTACAGAATGATCGTCACTGAAAAGGATCCTAAGTTTATTTTCGGAAAACTCTTAGACATAGATGGAGAAGAAAAAGAAGGGTACCTTCTTCGTAAAACTATTCTTATGGATCTTCAAGACGAAATCCAACTCGGGGACGTTCTGGTCGTAAAGCTTAAAGAAGAAACCGAACACGAAAAAAATCTCTACGAAGTTCAATTTCTACGTTTTGAATCTGATACTAAAGAAGATTTGGATCTTATGAGAATGTTGATGAAATACAATTATAGCATTCTTTATCCTGAGAATATAGTATTAGATCTTCCGGAAGAAGTGAACGAAAGCACCGTAGATGATTGGGGATCTCGTGTTGATCTTAGAAATTTGAAATGTATTACGATCGACGGAGAATATTCCAAAGACTTCGATGACGCGATCAGCTTTGTGGAAGAAAAAAATCGGATTCGATTTTATGTTCATATTGCCGACGTTTCCTACTACGTAAGACCCGGAACCGATTTGGATGAAGAGGCGTACAATCGAGCGACTTCCGTATATTTGGGAAGTAGAGTTGTTCCTATGTTACCGCCGGATTTGTCTGAAAACCTTTGTTCCTTGCTTGCCGGGAAAAATCGTTTGGCCTTTACGGTGGAAATGGAAGCTGATTGGAAAGGGAAAATTACTCATGCTAAATATTATAAAAGCATAATTAATGTTGCGGAAAGATATACATATAACCGGGCGGAGTCAGAAATCCTATCGGGTGACCCTAATAATTGGATTTTAAGAATGAACGAATTCGCCAAAGTACTTCGAGCCAGAAGGATTGAAGACGGAAGAGTGGATTTGAATTTAAAGGAAAATAAAGTAGTTACCGATTCCGAACACAATGTAGTCGAAATCTCTGTACAAGATAGATTGCAAGCACATATTCTCATCGAAGAATTTATGCTTTCAGCAAATATTAAAGTTGCTGAATATATTCGTAAGAAAAAGTATCCCACTTTGTATCGCGTTCACGAACCGATGAACGAAGAAAAGATAGAATCTCTTAATGCATTTTTGCAGCTAAACGGAATTAAAATTTTATTAAAGGATTCAAGTTACGAAGCGATTCGGACGGTTTTGAAAGAATTGGAAGGAAAACCTGCGGAAAGGTTATTCAATATGTTTTTGCTCCGAACGTTTATGCAGGCTTATTATTCCGGAGAACATCTCGGGCATTGGGGTTTAGGATTTGAGGACTATTGTCATTTTACTTCTCCGATCCGAAGATATCCTGATTTAGTTTGTCATCGGGTTTTACAACAAATTCTTTCGGGTAAAAAACCTCTTTATGCTCCGGAAGAGGTGGTGACTTTGGGTTTGCATTGTTCGCATCAGGAACGAAAGGCGAGTGACGCTGAACGAGATTATTATAAACTCAAAGCGTGTCGTTATTTGGAAAAAACAGGCATCAAAGAATTTTCCGCAACGATTACCGGTTGTAAGCCGTATTTGATTTTCGTAGATTTGGAAAATCCTTCCGTAGACGCTTGTTTAGTTTCTTCAGAATTTACAGATGAAGGCGAAATTCGGTTGGAGACGGATTTTTCATTTTATTCGAAAAAATATTCTAAGATTTATACACTTGGAGATAAGATCGAAGTTGAACTTGATCGAGTCGATTATGAGGAGATTAGAATTTTTGTGAAAATGAAAAAATTCCAGAAAAAAATATAAACAAAAAATAAACTTGGAGTGTTTTCTACAAGAATCGATTTTTAAAACTCGGTTTTAAATCTAGGAGATATTTTTCTCAAAAGAACACCAATTCCTGATTTTGATCTTGACGATTAATACTTAACTTGGGTTAACAAATGCGAAAGCGATTATTATGTTGCGATCCGTAAAGAGCGCACTTTAGTTTGATAAACTCAGCTGAAACGCTTTTTACGAAAGCGTTTCAGCTATGAAGCTGGCGGGCGATTCTCCTGAACTTTTTTATATTGAATTCACGTTATTTACGGCTTCAATTGACGCCGAAAGTGTTCTTTTGTTGCTCAGAAAATCAGATTATAATTTATCTCAAAAATATCTGTGAGCAATCGGAATCGGCGTTTTAAGTAAAGATAAAGTATTTTTGAGATGGCTTAGTCACTTTTTTGATTTCTTTTTACGGATTGAAACAATTTCAATGATCAAAAAGTATTCCAACGTAAGCGCAGAAATTGTATTGATTTAAGGCGGATCAACCGGGAACGGAACTTTCGTAAAATGGTCTTAGGGAATAGGAAGGATTTTGTTCGAACTCACGCCGAATGACGGTAAAAATATACTTCAAGGAGATACAACGCGGCCTGAGCTTATCTTTCCGTGTATGGGAGAGTCCGTTTATAATGGGCCATAGTCCCAAATTCGGTTGATTTTTGAAAAAAATTCAATCCCAAAAATTTACTCATACATAGAATTCACGTGGATCGATTCGAACAACGAATTCTACCTAAAAAGAGCCATAGATCCAAACAAGGGATTACAGAGACATTTATACAATAGTCGCTTTCGTATATCCGTGAATTACTATGATGAATTTGACACTTCCGAGTTTTTTAATCCCTCGAGTTAAAAAGACCAGAAAAATTGAACTTATTACAAAATAGTTTATAATATATGAACATGTTTAGGGGTAAAGTAAGGTCTTTTTGGGGATGTATTTTAGGAAATTTATTATAAACCAAAAAGGGACTACAAATTCACTTTTAAAAAAGGTTTCCTTTCCGATATTTGGTTCTATGGCTTTTCGAATTTTGTTTTTTTCGATTTTTTTGTGTTCTTTCTTAACTTCGTTATATGCGGATTTGAAAGAAGGTAAAAAGTTTTATGCAAAAAAGGACTTTTCCAAGGCCATGGATGAGTTCCAAAAGTTTAACGATACAAATCCGGCGTCCGGTGAAGCGTGGATGTACATGGGTTATATCTACGAATATAGGAAGGACTATCCCAAGTCCATTCAAAGTTTTAAAAAAGCAGTCAGTCTTAATTTACCTAAAAGGGATTTAGTCAACTGTTATCAAAAAATCATTCTCTATTTTAACTATCAAAGGGATTATCATGAGGTGATTTCTTACTCAAATCGGCTTTTGAGAATCAATCCTGATTTAACTCATATTCAGAAAATAAAAGCTACTGCAGAGGAAAGACTTTCTTCTGGTCATGTGGTGCATCATCGTCCTAAAAAACATACGGAAGAATCAGAGATTGATGGACCGAATACGGAAGAAGATTATCTTAAAATTCTTAAGAAAGAACCAAATGACGTTTCCGCTCGTTGGAATCTTTCTCTTGTTTATGCAAATCATAAAAAGTTTCAACAGGCAGAAAATCTTTTGGAAGAACTTGTAAAGGACTTTCCCGAAAAGGATGATTATCTTTACAAGTATGGTGTTATTCTCATTCGTCTTGAAAAATATTCGGAAGCTCTTGAGGTTTTAGATAAACTTGAGGATAAGATCGGAATGAATAACCCTAAGATGTTATATTATACCAATTTAAACCAAGCAGTTGCATATCATAAAATGAAGCATTATGAAGAGGCGGTAAAATATTATAGAAAATCTTACGCTATAAATGGTACGATCCAACCCTTAATCGGATTGACGAAACTTAAATACGAGATTAAAGATTGCGAAAATTCGATTAAAACTGCCGAGAAGGCACTTGAATTTGGCGAAAGGACGCATGAGATTCGAATGTATTTGGCCCTTTGTAAAATTCAAAATAAAGAAGAAAACGAAGGATATGCCATATTAAAGGAAATCGCCTCCAAACTGGAAAAAGAAAATCCAGAGTTCAAAAATTTGCCCGATGTTTACAACGATGGAATTTTAAAATTAGCCCGTTATTATACAAATCATGGAGAATACACAAAGGCTCTTCGTTATTTTCATTCTGTTCAAGTTTCTGAGGAAGAAGAAAGAGAATATCGCTTTTATTTGGGTAAAGCTTATTATTATACTGGAAAGGTAGACCAAGCGATTTTACTTTTAGTAAAAGTAAACGGTTCTTCAGGTGCGTATTACTTATTAGCAAAATGTTATGCGAATAAGGACGACCTTGAAAAGACTATGGAATATATACGTAAAGCCGCAAATATGAAACCGGAAATTTGGTCGGCCGCGGCGGAAGAAAAAGAATTCGACCGATTCAAGGAAAAATCTTCCTTTAAATCTTTTTTAGAGACTAAGGGATCCGATCAAGAAACGAATCAGAATTCTCAGGCTTTGGATAAGACTTGAATTTATTG
Protein-coding regions in this window:
- a CDS encoding ribonuclease R family protein, whose translation is MNIKKKQTKQKKTAEPDTRKKNFGRSNKDKKNRFMGRSEGFPENEIGRKILKYFRSRAGSVIQFKDLTTKILREENQNSYGKKREKWQFEEREREITETLQILEAEGLIELEKKNILINSNQKLLGTISVSKKGDGFVKLPSGMEIFVPGQYVQSAIQGDLVEVQPNGIGKKGRLEGEVTKILRRGRDLYRMIVTEKDPKFIFGKLLDIDGEEKEGYLLRKTILMDLQDEIQLGDVLVVKLKEETEHEKNLYEVQFLRFESDTKEDLDLMRMLMKYNYSILYPENIVLDLPEEVNESTVDDWGSRVDLRNLKCITIDGEYSKDFDDAISFVEEKNRIRFYVHIADVSYYVRPGTDLDEEAYNRATSVYLGSRVVPMLPPDLSENLCSLLAGKNRLAFTVEMEADWKGKITHAKYYKSIINVAERYTYNRAESEILSGDPNNWILRMNEFAKVLRARRIEDGRVDLNLKENKVVTDSEHNVVEISVQDRLQAHILIEEFMLSANIKVAEYIRKKKYPTLYRVHEPMNEEKIESLNAFLQLNGIKILLKDSSYEAIRTVLKELEGKPAERLFNMFLLRTFMQAYYSGEHLGHWGLGFEDYCHFTSPIRRYPDLVCHRVLQQILSGKKPLYAPEEVVTLGLHCSHQERKASDAERDYYKLKACRYLEKTGIKEFSATITGCKPYLIFVDLENPSVDACLVSSEFTDEGEIRLETDFSFYSKKYSKIYTLGDKIEVELDRVDYEEIRIFVKMKKFQKKI
- a CDS encoding Hsp33 family molecular chaperone HslO, coding for MQNQDSLIYGVLPDIHFRYSVAEISYSLTAASNLHNLDDSSTELLARAMIGAFFLADQIKEDTKVSLQIRFNEDSPVHSVLAYSDRQGRMKAVLRERPEENVEPGKMMEDYSGILKVFRWKNGVCIYQSVVPYLNKSFEENFQNYLNSSEQIVCFVTLYIRKNGFHWDVRGILLQSLPEAKEEHIQKIASLSQQINTNISEFLGKDIYNCLNKIGETTRCAVQILEEGQPEFRCDCSENKIRELIQTLGKEEAMQILDEVGMIEVTCEFCTSVYRFERKKVSELF
- the tsaB gene encoding tRNA (adenosine(37)-N6)-threonylcarbamoyltransferase complex dimerization subunit type 1 TsaB, with the translated sequence MRKILFFDATNQWIIVETFHLNNDGELKAIASYFGIHPRESSKFLIQELQNVLRESNWKAPDLIVSALGPGSFTGLRIAVATARNLSQLWKIPSIGFDSLNVYTSFYYQETGDPVVIGIEAKQKKIYFGMEDARGFFGSIDIKPNDILDKIPEDRLQTFLTSQKYSDNPEFFSGNSILENFPSAAAILNRNVDLIHEALEFPDRFPYWKLTPNYIRGTYVDDKPTV
- the tsaE gene encoding tRNA (adenosine(37)-N6)-threonylcarbamoyltransferase complex ATPase subunit type 1 TsaE, coding for MELEFRNLKLEELDKPAEFLASLILSSLGQNFHPIILLTGSMGVGKTTFASRVVKRISPNTNVNSPTYTLINKYSIPFAKSRKFSVQNFSFDSESNLEELNFYHFDLHRLKSSHELEDLGFEEIWGKVGISIIEWWQIAKEDLETFPLKIEVQFKTVSENERDIVFKSFDIGTFPVLEKLWKELEKNPT
- a CDS encoding tetratricopeptide repeat protein, giving the protein MAFRILFFSIFLCSFLTSLYADLKEGKKFYAKKDFSKAMDEFQKFNDTNPASGEAWMYMGYIYEYRKDYPKSIQSFKKAVSLNLPKRDLVNCYQKIILYFNYQRDYHEVISYSNRLLRINPDLTHIQKIKATAEERLSSGHVVHHRPKKHTEESEIDGPNTEEDYLKILKKEPNDVSARWNLSLVYANHKKFQQAENLLEELVKDFPEKDDYLYKYGVILIRLEKYSEALEVLDKLEDKIGMNNPKMLYYTNLNQAVAYHKMKHYEEAVKYYRKSYAINGTIQPLIGLTKLKYEIKDCENSIKTAEKALEFGERTHEIRMYLALCKIQNKEENEGYAILKEIASKLEKENPEFKNLPDVYNDGILKLARYYTNHGEYTKALRYFHSVQVSEEEEREYRFYLGKAYYYTGKVDQAILLLVKVNGSSGAYYLLAKCYANKDDLEKTMEYIRKAANMKPEIWSAAAEEKEFDRFKEKSSFKSFLETKGSDQETNQNSQALDKT